The following are encoded in a window of Anopheles gambiae chromosome X, idAnoGambNW_F1_1, whole genome shotgun sequence genomic DNA:
- the LOC3289815 gene encoding uncharacterized protein LOC3289815, with product MHLHPWNTLLPRYATRAGSCSCNTKADSTSLVATLKEELGTAMNSRFLLVALLLRISRADWVEIPQVKPSPPLTQGVSISTTIKPATIDGHVLSHSHLLLSHLSGDRRRVGSHWLPSVAGGSGSSSSTSSYIRWHRPVNDLLENHGLNMSESRRVPAWVGTTTWQEAHQHPSFTLVNISNKVEQLHDAESDEDSHGDGQYPVVHTELLPFGNRYEEESIESIAANGAPKAILHYVAPSVAHFDDFDDYDEILPQVHQVKPKPPNSEIEDEEEEEYVEEEDLEEVHEPDRTIEEFETVEQAKLPSNLHVHPQPPTGLGGFLDFLRRMQVSFVQRTAHTIGDKIRMLAGMRDQLLSTIERRIAVLWRGNNDMYQSEQRSRVKRGWMEPHADTEAMDFPSAEGALLTISFLTFAVFLIKLVLQVINTIKAKHYTYSTFAAATPVSGGILVKRTRRQTVEPHELQVILGALNGFRPT from the exons ATGCACCTGCACCCTTGGAACACACTTCTTCCACGATATGCCACACGCGCCGGAAGTTGCAGTTGCAACACGAAAGCTGACTCGACCAGTTTGGTCGCAACATTGAAGGAAGAGCTCGGTACAGCTATGAATTCTCGGTTCCTACTAGTGGCACTGCTATTGCGGATATCACGGGCCGATTGGGTCGAGATACCGCAGGTCAAACCATCGCCTCCGCTAACCCAAGGAGTATCCATCAGCACCACAATCAAACCCGCCACCATCGACGGTCACGTGTTATCCCACTCGCATCTGCTATTGTCCCATCTTTCTGGCGACCGGAGAAGAGTGGGCAGTCATTGGTTGCCATCTGTAGCTGGTGGTAGtggcagtagcagtagtaccTCCTCTTATATCCGCTGGCATCGACCTGTAAATGATTTACTCGAAAACCATGGCCTAAACATGAGCGAATCTCGTCGGGTACCAGCCTGGGTGGGTACAACGACCTGGCAAGAAGCACATCAACACCCGTCCTTTACGCTAGTGAATATTTCAAACAAGGTGGAACAGTTGCACGATGCCGAAAGTGACGAGGACTCGCATGGCGACGGTCAGTACCCGGTGGTACACACAGAGCTGCTTCCGTTCGGAAATCGGTACGAGGAAGAGTCGATCGAATCGATCGCTGCGAACGGAGCACCAAAGGCCATCCTTCATTATGTGGCACCGTCCGTGGCTCACTTTGACGATTTCGATGACTACGACGAAATATTGCCGCAGGTGCATCAGGTGAAGCCAAAACCTCCGAACAGCGAGATAgaagacgaggaggaggaggagtacgTAGAAGAGGAAGACCTAGAAGAGGTGCACGAACCGGATAGGACCATCGAGGAATTTGAAACAGTGGAGCAAGCGAAACTACCGAGTAATCTTCATGTGCATCCCCAACCACCGACGGGACTAGGTGGATTTCTCGACTTTCTCCGACGCATGCAGGTCAGCTTCGTGCAGCGAACGGCACACACGATCGGTGACAAGATAAGAATGCTGGCCGGGATGCGCGATCAGCTCCTGAGCACCATTG AGCGACGGATTGCCGTTCTATGGCGGGGTAACAACGATATGTACCAGTCCGAGCAGCGTAGCCGGGTCAAGCGCGGTTGGATGGAACCGCACGCAGACACGGAGGCCATGGACTTCCCGTCAGCCGAAGGGGCGCTGCTTACCATTTCTTTTCTCACCTTCGCCGTATTTCTGATCAAGCTGGTGCTACAGGTGATCAACACGATCAAGGCGAAACACTACACGTACAGCACATTCGCGGCGGCCACACCGGTGTCGGGCGGAATACTAGTTAAACGCACCCGGCGCCAAACGGTTGAACCGCACGAACTGCAGGTGATCCTGGGTGCACTCAATGGCTTTCGGCCCACGTAG
- the LOC1270539 gene encoding uncharacterized protein LOC1270539: MSNKIVNIVCQTSSENHPVILENYETYLEPRQHDMKCLLAYDPTISKVDDKVGNMLLVSGEKKLYIGQIHVPTDDTLESAPADLLRTYVARRNKETGKMRLYEVRATTLKHISLDRPAGDGQTTAELDLRQLLRLQSKFNARLGRRNLLLMNKRMDMSVMEEKLERTIAETVPKEPSATAASSEGTVTDLSSQSGNTMGDVLQRELLAKSKPDAKSLRDLYDAKQLIGLEVWQKLLEPARQLLQVPAEDLEMANAYLENKVKAAMQSSEPADQANLATVRICLYMDVLVRLLGPKAYQMAFKQEHLSVFTNVLDEPIRHSFLQSVRKETSTRFQVTKYTHIKALMYYLALAFAMERQEALVVETLHRSLGVPRSQLLMYGRAVGARYNAKSDQFTLGTRQMSDKSEQLADMLAGHRRGVKRSRQN; the protein is encoded by the exons ATGTCGAACAAAATTGTTAATATTGTCTGTCAGACTTCTAGCGAGAACCATCCGGTGATAC TGGAAAACTACGAAACTTATCTCGAGCCCCGGCAGCATGACATGAAGTGTTTGCTAGCGTATGACCCCACCATCTCGAAGGTGGACGACAAGGTCGGCAACATGTTGCTGGTATCTGGTGAGAAGAAGCTGTACATCGGGCAGATTCACGTTCCGACCGACGACACACTTGAATCGGCGCCGGCCGACTTGCTGCGTACGTACGTGGCCCGACGCAACAAGGAAACGGGCAAAATGCGGCTATACGAGGTGCGAGCCACCACTCTGAAGCACATCAGTCTGGACCGACCGGCAGGTGACGGACAGACTACTGCCGAGTTGGACTTGCGACAGCTGCTACGACTGCAGAGCAAATTTAATGCCCGGCTGGGCCGTCGAAACCTCCTCCTGATGAACAAGCGAATGGACATGTCAGTGATGGAAGAGAAGCTGGAGCGAACAATTGCCGAGACGGTGCCGAAGGAGCCGTCTGCAACGGCGGCATCGTCCGAGGGTACTGTAACGGACCTGTCCTCACAGTCCGGCAACACGATGGGCGATGTACTGCAGCGCGAGCTGCTAGCCAAATCAAAGCCGGACGCAAAATCGCTCCGAGATCTTTACGATGCCAAGCAGCTTATAGGGTTGGAAGTGTGGCAAAAACTTCTGGAACCGGCCCGGCAGCTGCTGCAGGTACCTGCCGAGGACTTGGAGATGGCTAATGCTTACCTCGAAAACAAGGTGAAGGCGGCAATGCAGTCGAGCGAACCGGCAGACCAAGCAAACTTAGCCACAGTCCGGATCTGTCTGTACATGGACGTGTTGGTCCGGCTGCTTGGCCCCAAGGCATATCAAATGGCATTTAAACAGGAGCACCTCTCGGTCTTTACCAATGTGCTCGACGAGCCGATTCGGCACAGCTTCCTGCAGTCCGTTCGGAAGGAGACGAGCACGCGCTTCCAGGTGACGAAGTACACGCACATCAAGGCGCTCATGTACTATCTGGCTCTTGCGTTTGCGATGGAGAGGCAAGAAGCGCTGGTTGTGGAAACGCTGCACAGATCGCTGGGTGTACCGCGAAGCCAGCTGTTAATGTACGGACGTGCTGTCGGTGCACGGTACAACGCAAAAAGTGATCAGTTTACACTTGGTACGAGACAAATGAGTGACAAGAGTGAGCAGCTGGCGGACATGTTAGCTGGACATAGACGGGGTGTCAAACGATCGCGTCAAAATTGA
- the LOC133391265 gene encoding uncharacterized protein LOC133391265 gives MIDHLKLSQFSLLRLIIIVWTKANIVNEKILSDLEMNLLEKTLQSENIPFTTKAEALTFIETSIATNNREIVLLLKTPKLDPRIFRKVKIYPVLYHQGRIHLDHTSYVINGNISYMVNSLNQYVYSMSEVNQDRSECVPRLIGGQQASCNFTKQPRTFEAFRVGDQAVLINSIQNFSLFNNCGTSNRTLKESFVVRTNSCDVWINDVQFSSKVVEMIGELSLYQLDGIVINKQHEVINISIEHLLDLHLETRKELEHIRLENQSLSITWPSISLLGGTSIPLVICIVILLVCRRKAIARVDLTIAPAKLPTQRFHTVAMFRGRQQHTGFT, from the exons ATGATAGATCATTTGAAACTGTCACA GTTCTCTCTACTTAGACTCATTATTATAGTTTGGACAAAAGCGAATATTGTTAATGAAAAGATTTTGTCAGATTTGGAAATGAATTTGCTAGAAAAAACCTTACAATCTGAAAACATACCCTTCACAACGAAAGCTGAAGCTCTCACGTTCATCGAAACCTCAATCGCCACCAATAATCGCGAAATAGTTTTGCTACTAAAAACCCCCAAACTCGACCCCAGAATCTTCCGTAAAGTCAAAATCTATCCTGTGTTGTACCATCAAGGGCGAATCCACCTGGACCACACATCATACGTCATTAACGGAAACATTAGCTACATGGTAAACAGTCTCAATCAATACGTATATTCCATGAGTGAAGTCAATCAAGATCGATCAGAATGTGTACCAAGGTTAATTGGAGGACAACAAGCTTCATGCAATTTTACAAAACAGCCACGTACATTTGAAGCGTTTCGAGTAGGCGACCAAGCCGTGTTGATCAACTCAATCCAAAATTTCTCGCTTTTCAACAATTGCGGAACCAGCAATAGAACGTTAAAGGAATCATTCGTCGTCAGAACAAACTCATGCGACGTATGGATAAATGATGTACAATTCTCATCGAAGGTGGTAGAAATGATAGGCGAGCTCTCGTTATATCAGTTGGACGGAATAGTCATCAATAAGCAGCACGAGGTTATCAATATATCTATCGAACACCTTCTAGACCTACACCTTGAAACAAGGAAAGAACTCGAGCACATTCGTTTAGAGAACCAATCGCTATCCATCACCTGGCCATCCATAAGCCTTTTGGGAGGAACGTCGATCCCTCTTGTCATATGCATTGTAATTTTGCTGGTATGTAGAAGAAAAGCAATAGCTAGAGTTGATTTGACGATCGCACCTGCAAAGCTGCCTACACAACGTTTCCACACCGTAGCTATGTTCCGGGGACGTCAACaacatacagggtttacctag
- the LOC133391236 gene encoding uncharacterized protein LOC133391236 isoform X1, whose amino-acid sequence MDIKPAMKKRKKTIYMSDEVVLAFIDCVFRHEAVWNRQHPEYKNIHHRNDEWNDIAAEMDQPIDELKEKWASLQSIYRKYRSKLNRSMVTGSGADEIDHPRWFAFAAMSFLDATTDCGNTVNTLSHLEIEVLDEALTPSPGPSCMPSPQPGPSRVPSPRPGLSRVLSPRPRPSRMPSPRSGPSRVPSPRPGPSRVPSPQPGRSHYATPPRPSTPPNVASRRFKRRWQEVNLAYNEEVVAALRTVGDASIELASQLKNPTDTVDGQLSGIAHIIRDWPLENRMRCLMRIRMVVQEEEQEYFQENFGYPFM is encoded by the exons ATGG ATATCAAACCAGCAatgaaaaaacgaaagaag ACGATCTACATGAGTGATGAGGTTGTGCTTGCGTTTATCGATTGTGTTTTTCGGCATGAGGCGGTCTGGAACCGGCAACATCCAGAGTACAAAAATATTCATCATAGAAATGATGAGTGGAACGACATCGCAGCAGAAATGGACCAACCAATCGATGAACTTAAAGAGAAGTGGGCATCGCTCCAATCCATTTACCGGAAGTACCGCTCAAAATTGAACCGGAGCATGGTAACTGGATCTG GAGCTGATGAAATTGATCACCCACGGTGGTTCGCTTTTGCTGCGATGTCGTTCTTAGACGCAACGACTGATTGTGGAAATACCGTTAACACC ctttctCATTTGGAAATAGAGGTGTTGGACGAGGCCCTCACACCTTCTCCTGGACCGTCGTGTATGCCGTCACCGCAGCCTGGACCGTCGCGTGTGCCATCTCCGCGACCTGGACTATCGCGAGTGCTGTCTCCGCGACCTCGACCATCGCGAATGCCGTCTCCGCGATCAGGACCGTCGCGTGTGCCATCACCTCGACCTGGACCCTCGCGTGTGCCGTCACCGCAACCTGGACGGTCACATTATGCCACACCGCCTCGTCCATCTACTCCGCCAAATGTAGCGTCAAGGCGGTTTAAAAGGCGTTGGCAAGAGGTTAATCTTGCATACAATGAGGAGGTGGTTGCAGCTTTGCGGACGGTGGGTGATGCCTCAATCGAACTGGCCAGCCAGCTCAAAAACCCAACCGATACAGTGGATGGTCAGCTGTCCGGGATTGCCCACATCATTCGAGATTGGCCGCTCGAAAACCGGATGCGATGCCTAATGCGCATACGCATGGTGGTCCAAGAGGAGGAACAGGAGTATTTCCAGGAAAATTTCGGATACCCG TTTATGTAA
- the LOC133391236 gene encoding uncharacterized protein LOC133391236 isoform X2, translated as MSDEVVLAFIDCVFRHEAVWNRQHPEYKNIHHRNDEWNDIAAEMDQPIDELKEKWASLQSIYRKYRSKLNRSMVTGSGADEIDHPRWFAFAAMSFLDATTDCGNTVNTLSHLEIEVLDEALTPSPGPSCMPSPQPGPSRVPSPRPGLSRVLSPRPRPSRMPSPRSGPSRVPSPRPGPSRVPSPQPGRSHYATPPRPSTPPNVASRRFKRRWQEVNLAYNEEVVAALRTVGDASIELASQLKNPTDTVDGQLSGIAHIIRDWPLENRMRCLMRIRMVVQEEEQEYFQENFGYPFM; from the exons ATGAGTGATGAGGTTGTGCTTGCGTTTATCGATTGTGTTTTTCGGCATGAGGCGGTCTGGAACCGGCAACATCCAGAGTACAAAAATATTCATCATAGAAATGATGAGTGGAACGACATCGCAGCAGAAATGGACCAACCAATCGATGAACTTAAAGAGAAGTGGGCATCGCTCCAATCCATTTACCGGAAGTACCGCTCAAAATTGAACCGGAGCATGGTAACTGGATCTG GAGCTGATGAAATTGATCACCCACGGTGGTTCGCTTTTGCTGCGATGTCGTTCTTAGACGCAACGACTGATTGTGGAAATACCGTTAACACC ctttctCATTTGGAAATAGAGGTGTTGGACGAGGCCCTCACACCTTCTCCTGGACCGTCGTGTATGCCGTCACCGCAGCCTGGACCGTCGCGTGTGCCATCTCCGCGACCTGGACTATCGCGAGTGCTGTCTCCGCGACCTCGACCATCGCGAATGCCGTCTCCGCGATCAGGACCGTCGCGTGTGCCATCACCTCGACCTGGACCCTCGCGTGTGCCGTCACCGCAACCTGGACGGTCACATTATGCCACACCGCCTCGTCCATCTACTCCGCCAAATGTAGCGTCAAGGCGGTTTAAAAGGCGTTGGCAAGAGGTTAATCTTGCATACAATGAGGAGGTGGTTGCAGCTTTGCGGACGGTGGGTGATGCCTCAATCGAACTGGCCAGCCAGCTCAAAAACCCAACCGATACAGTGGATGGTCAGCTGTCCGGGATTGCCCACATCATTCGAGATTGGCCGCTCGAAAACCGGATGCGATGCCTAATGCGCATACGCATGGTGGTCCAAGAGGAGGAACAGGAGTATTTCCAGGAAAATTTCGGATACCCG TTTATGTAA
- the LOC133392150 gene encoding putative nuclease HARBI1, translating into MFRAKRAAALRWTSAWANFIRLHTMSLQQAPPAREWMRPMLRERDEQASRLLASILEEELDNTIINFMRLSRNDFDYLLKQIGPKIQRMDTNMRLSLSAKDKLIITLRYLATGDSYKTLEYAFRISAQAIGQFVPQVCDCLVEVLREQVKLPTCSDEWKRIAQGFQDKWNFPHAIGAIDGKHVMIKSPPHSGTDYFNYRRHFSIVLLGVVDANCNFMYADIGAKGRISDGGVFKNSMLHKKLERNELGIPSPAPLYQTSRILVPYMLLGDKAFPLTKYCLRPFSGFTERGSVERNFNLRHSTARRSVEMAFGILCGRFRVLRKPIELRQENAKKVILASIYLHNFIRRDEDVRCQDNRQFLSNEEEEINNMRALETNRSRPNLNMLQIRMHIANYLQEN; encoded by the exons ATGTTTCGTGCAAAAAGAGCAGCTGCATTACGATGGACAAGTGCGTGGGCAAATTTCATTCGTTTGCATACGATGTCGCTTCAGCAAGCTCCGCCAGCTAGAGAATGGATGCGCCCAATGCTTCGCGAAAGGGATGAGCAAGCGAGTCGGTTGCTAGCGTCTATTTTGGAAGAAGAATTGGATAATACcataattaattttatgaGATTGTCTAGAAACGATTTCGATTACCTTCTTaagcaaatcggtccaaagatTCAAAGAATGGATACGAATATGCGTTTAAGTTTGTCAGCCAAAGACAAGCTTATAATTACCTTGCGGTATTTGGCTACAGGAGACTCATACAAAACCCTTGAATACGCCTTCCGG ATTTCAGCACAGGCAATCGGTCAATTTGTACCGCAAGTGTGTGACTGTCTTGTGGAAGTCCTTCGAGAGCAGGTAAAG TTACCCACATGCTCCGACGAATGGAAACGAATCGCGCAAGGCTTTCAAGACAAATGGAATTTTCCACATGCAATCGGAGCAATTGATGGAAAACACGTTATGATAAAGTCTCCTCCACATAGTGGAACCGACTATTTTAATTACAGAAGGCATTTTAGCATCGTTCTGCTGGGTGTAGTTGATGCCAACTGTAATTTTATGTATGCAGACATTGGCGCAAAAGGTCGAATATCTGATGGAGGGGTTTTTAAAAACTCAATGCTTCACAAAAAGCTTGAAAGAAATGAATTGGGAATACCAAGCCCTGCACCATTGTACCAAACATCTCGCATCCTCGTCCCCTATATGCTTTTAGGCGACAAAGCCTTTCCTCTAACAAAATACTGCCTTAGGCCATTCAGTGGCTTCACGGAAAGAGGATCGGTAGAGCGTAATTTTAATCTTCGTCATTCAACTGCCAGGCGGTCTGTAGAAATGGCTTTCGGGATACTCTGTGGAAGGTTTCGAGTGTTAAGAAAGCCTATCGAACTGCGTCAGGAAAATGCGAAAAAAGTTATCTTGGCTTCtatttatttacataattTCATAAGAAGAGATGAGGATGTACGGTGTCAGGATAACCGTCAATTTCTTTCCAATGAAGAAgaggaaataaataacatgCGTGCACTCGAAACAAACAGGTCGCGACCTAATTTGAATATGTTGCAAATTCGGATGCATATTGCAAACTATTTACaagaaaattga